The window GACTTTATTGAGCGCGGGCAACTGGTGGTGGTGTTGCCTGATTGGTCACCGCGGACCGAGATGATTTATGCGGTGTTTGCGAGCCGGCACGGGATGCTGCCGTCGATGCGGATGTTGATTGATTTTATGGTGGAGCAGTTCAGGTTGCTGGATGATCCGGCGCGGGGGATGCGCGGGGTTCCAGTGGCTTGATGTTTAGTTTCAGGGAAGTCGCCCGTGAACCCAACGGATCCGGATGCCGCACACCAAAAAGCCCTAACCCTTACCGATTTGACCAGCTACCCGCGAGTGTCCCCGAAAAAGTTGTCTCTACCGGCCCACTGAGAAACACCGATCCCACGCCATCCCATTGAACGGTTACGGTGCCACCGTCACATTCAACCTCAACCGAATCATCTAACAAACCACGACGAATTCCGTTAACAACGGCACCGCACGAGCAGGAACCTGAACCAAGCGGTATACCGCCGCAGCGTTCCCAAATGCGCAACCGGATATGCTTTCGGTCAATGATCTGGACGAAATGCACGTTCGTCCTGAGGGGAAACAGAGGGTTGGTTTCAATGGCGGGTCCGATTGTCGCGATATCAATCGCCGCAAGATCATCGACAAAATAAGTGCAGTGCGGATTGCCCATGCTGCACGCAGTTGGCCCCCCATCAAGGGGTAATTCAGCGGTATCCATTTCCTGAGCCAGCGGAACATCCGACCACCCAACAAAGGGCTTTCCCATGTCGACCGAAATGGCGCCGGTGGAGGTTCGTTCGCAAGTGAGCAGCCCCCGGTTGGTTCGGAATGCTATCGACATAGCATTCGATTCGCGCATCAGCATATCCGCAGCACCCCGCGTTGCGCTGCCACACACGTCCAGCGTGGAGCCATCTGCGTTCCAAAACATCAAGCGCGCATCGGCATCATCACAATCGAGCACCACTGCGAGTTGATTGAATCCAACGCCGCGGTTGCGATCACCCATTCGCCGAGCCATGGAGCCTGTTACTGGATTGACCGAGTTTCGCGAGTCCACAACAACGAAGTCATCACCATTGGCGTGCATCTTGTGAAATCTCAGTGGCATAGGTAGATCCTGGCGAGGGAGACATGGGCTTTATGGCGTCTGAATGCAATCTAACGTCATAGGGCTGCGCTGTCATCACCGTAGCCCGAAGGGTTCAAGCCGCACTATTTATCGTCCGTCACAGGGTGCCTCCTATGGCGCTTCTCCGGTGAAACTCTCGAAGATCAAAATCAAGCCCCGAAGGATTCAGGGCTTGATTGGATCAGACGTCATCAGGACTTACGTCCTCCACCTCCGCTCATCCCATCATCTTTGCGTGCTGAATCAGAGGACTTGTCGCGGTCATCGGCGAAATTGCCGCCGCGTCCGCTTCCTTGCCCGCCGCTGGACGATTGATCAGCCTTGTTGGGCTGTTGTCCGCCTGAAGCCTGGCCGCCTTTTTGGCCGGGTTTGGACATGTTTTCCTTATCGTCGGTAAATTCCCCTCCGCGATTTGTACCTTGTCCGCCTCCGGACATGCGGTCGCGATCGCGCGATGGTTGTCCGCCGGAAGCTTGCCCACCTTTCTGGCCTGCTTCAGACGCCCGTTGTGGATCATTGGCAAAGTTTCCGCCAGAGGCTCCTCCGCCTTTCTTGCCGGCTTCAGAGGCCTTGTCCCGATCATCGGAAAAACTGCCTGGATTTTTATTTCCTGTATTGGCCATTTTGTTCACCTCTACATCGTTAGCACGAGCATGGGCTCGTCTAATTCGGAGGACGCACAAAACAGAAAGTTTGAACGAAAACGGGGGGCGGGCGACGAGTGGATTCGGGGATTTGGTTCCATCGAAAAGCCGCGCGGTCGACTGGCGGCGTGTCATTCATCGATGGCTGGCTTTTCATATCAGATGTTCGATGTTTACTAGACTTAATACGCGTACACGCCCTCCA is drawn from Pseudomonas sp. 31-12 and contains these coding sequences:
- the dapF gene encoding diaminopimelate epimerase encodes the protein MPLRFHKMHANGDDFVVVDSRNSVNPVTGSMARRMGDRNRGVGFNQLAVVLDCDDADARLMFWNADGSTLDVCGSATRGAADMLMRESNAMSIAFRTNRGLLTCERTSTGAISVDMGKPFVGWSDVPLAQEMDTAELPLDGGPTACSMGNPHCTYFVDDLAAIDIATIGPAIETNPLFPLRTNVHFVQIIDRKHIRLRIWERCGGIPLGSGSCSCGAVVNGIRRGLLDDSVEVECDGGTVTVQWDGVGSVFLSGPVETTFSGTLAGSWSNR